The Amycolatopsis methanolica 239 nucleotide sequence CGCGCCTCGCGCTGGGCGTCGGTGACGAGCAACGCGCGCCGCCTGCGCACGGCCTCAGTCTCGACGACGGTGCGGTCCAGGACGGGGGACTCCGCGCGGCCGATCCGCAGAATGTCCGCGGCCCAGCCGGGGTCGCCCAGCACGGTGCAGGACTGCGGCACCCAGACCGACTCCCGGATCTCCGAGAACAGCGCGCGGTCGAAGCCGAGCTGGCACACCGCCTCCGGCACGCGCTCGGCGAGCCGGGCCACCGAGCGCGCGTCCTGCAGCTGGGTCAGTGCCTGCTGGACCTGTGCGTGGACGCGAACCCGGAGGTCGAGATTGGCTTGCCGCAGCCGTTCGCGGGCGTCTGAGACTTCGATGAACAGATCGAGGACGGCGCCGGTGGGCCCCGCTGCGGCGAGTTCGCCGATTCGCTCGGCAAGCTCGGCGAGAACCGCTTCCGCGGCCGGGAACTCGTCGGGCACGTCCTGGCCGGGATCACTGCCGAGCAGGGACCGAGCGCGAGTGGTGACTGCCCGGACCTCGTGCAGGACGGCTTTGGGAATACGGTGCCCGCGGCCGTTCCGGGGCGGAGTCAACGCTGACTTCATGGTTTCCTCTCAAGCCGGGCGGGAACGCGGGGCGCCGGACCCGCTCGTCGGACGGGTCCGGCGCTGTGCCCGGGGGTCAGGCGTCGGCGGAAACTGCGGTGGTAACGGCGAAACCCGCCACCCACTCCGGCACCGGCTCGTAGAACCGGTAGTTCATCACGTACTTCCCGCGGGCCGCCATCGCGGCGTAGGCGGCGATCCAGGTCCGCACCTCGTGCGAGGAGTGTCCGGCCTGCCCGGCGAACCACTCGGTGCTCCAGGTGTCGACGAGCTGGAGTTCGCCTGTCGAAACCACGTCGAGGAACCGCTGGTCCCACTCCGGGTTGATCGGCTGCATCGACGACGTGCCTGCGGCCAGATCGAGGCCGGAAGCGATCACGCGGGCCTGTCGCCGGGCGCGCTCTTCGGGAGTCGGGTTGCGACCGTCGATCAGCCGGGCGGCAACCTCCGTTGTGGCGGTTTCCAGCTGCGGCACCGGCGGGTCGTGTGAGAGCCCGCCGGAGCCGAGGAATAGTACACGCTGCTCGTCGAGGTGTGCGCTCGCATGGCCGATTGCCGTGCCGAGCTGCCGGATGCGGCCGACGGGACAGAGCGGCACCGCGACCGAGTTGATGAAGACTGGGATGACGGGAACGCGGTCGAGCCCGCCGAACAGGAGCTGCAGCGGCTGGGAGAACCCGTGGTCGACGTACATCTTTTCGGACAACGCGACATCGATTCCGGCCGCCAGCACGTCCTTGGCCAGCATCCGTGCGGACTCGGCGACCGAAAGCTCGCCGGCCGGGGTTTCGTAGTCCCCGAGTGCGGTGGCCCTCGTCCCGATGCAGAACGGCGGCATCATGTCGTAGAAGAAGCCGTTGTAGTGATCGGGTGCGAAGAGTACCACGAGGTCGGGGTCGAATCCCGCGATGAAACTCCGCGCGTGTTCGAAAGCCGCCTCGACCCGCTCTTCTACGGCTTTCGCCGGACGGTTGAACCCGATCAGTGGCGAATGGGACAGGGCGCACACAGCAACGCTCATCGAACCGGCCGTCCTTTCTCTGTATTCACCCTACTGGTGAAACATGCTAGTATCTTAGCATAACAGTCCTTGGTTTCAACGACGCGACGGAAAGGGACGTGGCATGGCGGTGACCGGGAATCGAAGCAAAGGTACCCACCGGGCAGTGCGAAGGAGGGCGGGGAGACGTCACCGGCGTGACCCGGGCGTATACGCCGCGGTCGCACTCACAGGTGCGGTTGTACTCGCAGGGGGGATGCTGCTCGGCGAACCCGCAACCGTCGAGCGGGCCACCCCCGCCACCGCGACGACCAGGTCTCCGGCGCAGCTGGAATCAGCGTCGCTATCCACGCTGGGGGCGGGACTCCTTGCGACAGTGCCCAATGTTGCGGTGCCGCAGCCGCTGGCAGCTTCGGCGGACCGCCGGCTCGGTGCCGCCACCGCGTCCGGTGCGGGCATTCCGGCAACGGTGCTCGATGCCTATCGCAGGGCCGAGGCCTCGCTCGGCCACGTGAGCCCGGGGTGTCACCTGACCTGGGCGCTGCTCGCGGGCATCGGCAAGGTCGAGTCGAACCACGCTCGCCACGGCGACGTCGACAAGGAAGGAACAATGGTCCGGCCGATCTACGGCCCCGCCTTGGACGGATCGCCGGGCTTCGCCAGGATTTTCGACGCGCGGAGCGGGCAATGGGCGAGGGCCGCCGGCCCGATGCAGTTCATCCCCTCGACCTGGCAGAAATGGGGCGCGGACGGATCCGGGGACGGCAAGGTGGAGGTACAGAATGTCTACGATTCCACGGAATCGGCCGGCCGGTATCTCTGCGCAGGCGGTCGAGATCTGAGCACCGGATCCGGCCTGCGGAGCGCCATTCTCGGTTACAACCACTCCGAGGACTATCTGAACGAGGTCACCGGGTGGATGCGAGCTTATTCCACCGGTTGGTTCGCCGTGCCGGACCAGCTCGGGTACGACGGTGAAGACCCGGTCTACACCGATAGCGTGGCGTACACCCCAGCCCGTCCAGCGGCGCGGCCGGAGCGTCCCCCGGCTGCCGGTGATGCTCCGGCCGCGCCCGCACCGTCCAGGCCCGCCCCCGCCGCACCGTCCAGGCCCGCCCCCGCCGCACCGGACGGCCCGCCCGCGCCATCGGCCACGTCCCCGGCCCCGGCGCCTGCCCCGATCGCCGGATTGCCGGAACCGTTGGACGGCGTCGTCGCGACGGCTGGTCAGGCGGTGGACGGGGTTCTCGGCTCGCTCGGCACGTCCTGAACCCCTGTGACGATTGATGGCGCCGCCCCGGCAGGGACGGCGCCATCAATCGTCACGCGGGCCCGGCCGCGCCACATCCGAGTACGGCGCCGCGCCGGTCTCAGGAGTCCTGGGCACGGACTTCGCCGACGAGCCTGCGCCAGCGGCGGCCGTTCTCGCGCGCGCCTTCGACGTAGGGGCCGGGAACGACGTGATACGGCGGGCGTGCGGGCCCGGCGGTGACATAGCCGGCCTCGTCGAAACGGACCTTCTCGAGGGGGATGTTGTACTTGGAGAACTCGGGAAAGTTCGTCCTGGCGAGGAACGGTTCGTAGGTCCACTCGATCCGGCGGGTGAGGTGCCGCGCCGTGCCGACGTCTCCGGCCCGGATCGCGTCGCGCAGGGCGAGCACGGGCTCCGGACCGCACAAGGCGCTGCTGCTCCAGCAGCCGAGCGCCGTTTCCGGGTGCAGCGTGTGCGCCGCGAGCCAGTCGCTCTCCAGTGGCAGCAACCGGAGCCGGCCGCCGACCGCTGCCATGTCCGCGCCGAATTTCGGGGTGATCGCGATGTACTTCGCGCCGATGATCTGGGGTACGCCGGCGAGTTCGGCGTAGGCTGCTGACGGAATCGGGCCCTTGAACGCCTCGGGGTTGTCGTAGAGGACGATCGCCATGTCGGGGAAGAGGCCGGCGACGCCGCGGTAGAACGCGATCAGCGTGTCGGCACCGAGCTCGCTCCACATCGGACGGCCGAGCATGACGCCGCGTACGCCGAGGCTCTGCAGGAAACGGATCCGCTCGACCGTGTCCCTCGTGTTGGAGGCAGTAGCCCCGACGAACAACGGGAGGTCCGGAGCGGTGTCCGAAACCGCGTCCGCGACGCACGCGGCGAAGGCCTGCCACTCGGCCAGCGTCAGGGTCGCCATCTC carries:
- a CDS encoding dihydrodipicolinate synthase family protein; the encoded protein is MQKFGVDDLRGVIAVTPTPALPGASALTASDTVDLRESDRMIRALVADGVDGIITNGTLGEMATLTLAEWQAFAACVADAVSDTAPDLPLFVGATASNTRDTVERIRFLQSLGVRGVMLGRPMWSELGADTLIAFYRGVAGLFPDMAIVLYDNPEAFKGPIPSAAYAELAGVPQIIGAKYIAITPKFGADMAAVGGRLRLLPLESDWLAAHTLHPETALGCWSSSALCGPEPVLALRDAIRAGDVGTARHLTRRIEWTYEPFLARTNFPEFSKYNIPLEKVRFDEAGYVTAGPARPPYHVVPGPYVEGARENGRRWRRLVGEVRAQDS
- a CDS encoding 3-carboxyethylcatechol 2,3-dioxygenase; translation: MSVAVCALSHSPLIGFNRPAKAVEERVEAAFEHARSFIAGFDPDLVVLFAPDHYNGFFYDMMPPFCIGTRATALGDYETPAGELSVAESARMLAKDVLAAGIDVALSEKMYVDHGFSQPLQLLFGGLDRVPVIPVFINSVAVPLCPVGRIRQLGTAIGHASAHLDEQRVLFLGSGGLSHDPPVPQLETATTEVAARLIDGRNPTPEERARRQARVIASGLDLAAGTSSMQPINPEWDQRFLDVVSTGELQLVDTWSTEWFAGQAGHSSHEVRTWIAAYAAMAARGKYVMNYRFYEPVPEWVAGFAVTTAVSADA
- a CDS encoding LuxR C-terminal-related transcriptional regulator; its protein translation is MTPPRNGRGHRIPKAVLHEVRAVTTRARSLLGSDPGQDVPDEFPAAEAVLAELAERIGELAAAGPTGAVLDLFIEVSDARERLRQANLDLRVRVHAQVQQALTQLQDARSVARLAERVPEAVCQLGFDRALFSEIRESVWVPQSCTVLGDPGWAADILRIGRAESPVLDRTVVETEAVRRRRALLVTDAQREARGLACLVEAARLQSYVVAPVVGDGGVLGLVHADRYVQGRQVDEFDREVFGTFAQGLGLAFRRTVLVERLYSLRTEVGRFTMSIADAMDRILSSSHPAAPVVGDPVVPPPGPVPTRSFVESALTPRQLEVLRLMGEGRTNAAIATRLTISEDTAKSHVKQILRKLGAANRAEAVSLFLRTQQGGGTPEPA
- a CDS encoding lytic transglycosylase domain-containing protein → MLLGEPATVERATPATATTRSPAQLESASLSTLGAGLLATVPNVAVPQPLAASADRRLGAATASGAGIPATVLDAYRRAEASLGHVSPGCHLTWALLAGIGKVESNHARHGDVDKEGTMVRPIYGPALDGSPGFARIFDARSGQWARAAGPMQFIPSTWQKWGADGSGDGKVEVQNVYDSTESAGRYLCAGGRDLSTGSGLRSAILGYNHSEDYLNEVTGWMRAYSTGWFAVPDQLGYDGEDPVYTDSVAYTPARPAARPERPPAAGDAPAAPAPSRPAPAAPSRPAPAAPDGPPAPSATSPAPAPAPIAGLPEPLDGVVATAGQAVDGVLGSLGTS